The genomic DNA TCTTGGTCACATTTGTATTAAGAcaaattattacaaaatttttaaaaaaaaatcaactgaCAAATTGTTAAATTTTTCATTAAAAACAACTCAAAAGATTGTAGCTCCTCCAACGTAACTAGCCTCGCCTGTATTtccaattttttaaattttatatttttaattttaaagtgtTTGAAATAAACACACTTATTATTATGTTATAAAGTGTTTGAaataattcaaaactaaatttcaaatgaTTAATTAAAACCATATATATCTCCACTTATAAAGCCCCAAAAACCAATCCCAAAGTGAAACTAGCCCAAGATTTGGTCGACCCACAGGAAGCACAAAGATGTCCTGATTTTGAGATCGAGAAGATTTTTTAATTTCTGCCACACCTTTTTGTATATTCttctttttaaatcatatttataatgcATTAACTATTTCACATCCTATTTCACTACAGTAATTTTATCCCATGCCTTCAAAATAAGCATGAAATAAATGACAATCCCCTGTAATTTATCTTAGCGAGCCCTTAGAAATTGAGCCTCTCCTCCATTCCTTGGTAAGTTGACTTCCAAAAGCTGTCTTGGATATCCAAGCAATTGAAGTCCTCATTTCCAAAAGGGCACAGTAAATCCTCACCAATCATTTCGAAGTCGGGGTCAATTCCATTCATGGAATGTTCCACATCCATGGAGGGTGTAGTCATCTCTGCGACCCCTAAAGTTTGGTTGATGAAGAAGCCATGAGATGAGTGTTGACTTTGGTGAGGTTGAAATGCGTTGTAGGGGTTGACTTGTTGTGGATGAGGATGAGAAGGAGGAGGGGGATTGATGGCAGTGGCATTGAGTCCTTTTGACGTCTGTGCTTCAAGGGAGGCCACTTGAGCTTGTAGATTAAGAATCTACACGAGCATTAACACGCACAAATTGTATTGAGTACTCCAATTCAAGTTTCAGAGTGATAATCCAATTACTCGATCAATATATTAATTTTTGCTACTCACTTGTTGTTGGAGGGCGAAGATATGGGCGACGCAGCCATAGATGGGGTTCTGGAGCCTTGCTTGAGCCTCGTAGGAGATCGTAATTGCGGCCTGAAAGCGGTCGGGCAACGGCAGGTGCATGAGCAACTTGCCGACATTGCTAGCCCCAAAGACCTTATGGATGGCGGCGAAGTGGGCAGCACCCTGCTCGTCGCGGAAGTAGGGGGCGAAGACGCAGCCGGCCACGCACTTCCGCCGGAGAAACTTGCAGGCGCCGCAGGGAGACCCAAAGCCGGCCATGGCCAATCTTCAAGAGTTGTTTGAAAATTGCACTCGCGGTGCAGTTTGGCGACTTGTGAGCTACCTGCTGCCTGTGGATATGTGCACCGTCTGCTTTGGGTTATAAACACTGAATTGTGAGGAATTTGCTTGGCAGTTTAATGGGTCATTGTCTTGCTAATGGCCGACCAGGTCTCATTATTTTAAGACAACTCATTTTTAAATCACTATAACCATCTCGAATGAAGCTAAGTCCCAAATTAGTTGCCAGGCGCACGAACTATCATGCACAATGCTGATTATCGCCCGCTTGATTAATTGccttttttttcttctgtttCTTATCAACCGTTTAAGGTTTTGGGCAATTTACTAAAATACGCTCTTGACTACTCTTTCTTTAACCAAATCTGTATTAGCGATTTGGGTGATTCAGTCAATCAAGACAAGTTAGTTTAGGTGATCTAATCAATCTAAACGACTCAAGTAAGTCGAATGATATACATGATTTTAATTAGAAGTTCACAAATAATCAAATGTTGTCATGTATTTGTCCAGTGAATACATTAAATGCCTTTCCTTATTGAGGGAGGTGTGGCAGTGTGTTACAAGGTACTAGCGAGTGTGATATGGTTAGTCAGCATGACGTGGACTACACAATATGGCTCTGTTTATTCTAATGGGATGGAGTAAAGCAGAGAGCGAAGATGAAAGGGAtgggagagaagagagaagagaggagtCTATCGTTGGTACAGTGTTCATCCTATTTTTGCGATTCAAAAGAGGATAAAGGTTATCCTGGCGGTCACAATTATATCTGCTGCCACCCTGCTGAAGGTCTTTTCGTCACGCACCTGCCATTGTTGCTGCACATGTCCTTGCTGGCGAGCTCTTGGCACATGACCGAGGGCGCTGCCGCTCGATCgtgagctctctccctctccacaTTTTCGTGGGGCCGGAGATATTGAACTACTTGGGGCGGAAGATATTGCCTTTTT from Zingiber officinale cultivar Zhangliang chromosome 4A, Zo_v1.1, whole genome shotgun sequence includes the following:
- the LOC121973192 gene encoding LOB domain-containing protein CRL1-like → MAGFGSPCGACKFLRRKCVAGCVFAPYFRDEQGAAHFAAIHKVFGASNVGKLLMHLPLPDRFQAAITISYEAQARLQNPIYGCVAHIFALQQQILNLQAQVASLEAQTSKGLNATAINPPPPSHPHPQQVNPYNAFQPHQSQHSSHGFFINQTLGVAEMTTPSMDVEHSMNGIDPDFEMIGEDLLCPFGNEDFNCLDIQDSFWKSTYQGMEERLNF